In one Nicotiana tomentosiformis chromosome 6, ASM39032v3, whole genome shotgun sequence genomic region, the following are encoded:
- the LOC138893881 gene encoding uncharacterized protein: MFDGTGDPKVHMKTYYDKLVEVGKNEQIRMKLFMRSLTGDALSWYISQNPKKWANWLSMASDFMDRCRFNTENVLDIFYIQNLKKKPTETFREYATRWRLEVAKVKPALKEE, encoded by the coding sequence atgttcgatggcactggtgatccgaaggtgcatatGAAAACCTACTACGACAAGCTTGTAGAAGTAGGTAAAaatgaacaaatccgcatgaaactgttcatgcgaagtcttacaggagacgccttgtcttggtatatcagtcaaaacccaaagaagtgggcaAATTGGTTAAGTATGGCATCGGATTTCATGGATAGATGCAGGTTCAACACAGAGAACGTGCTAGACATTTTttatattcaaaacctcaagaagaagccgacagaaaccttccgcgagtatgctactcgttggagattAGAGGTCGCAAAGGTAAAGCCAGCACTCAAAGAAGAataa
- the LOC138893882 gene encoding uncharacterized protein → MKGHTIEECRTLKDKIQTLIDTKVIQEKEVAPNVCNNPLSDHRGEGMIETDKEWDQEWSIGLIRERGTPKTSLVTLTPVVAQTQVPFEIEVAIPFTVMVALIPLYKSDTIPWDYVVKTRRKGKAKMEEAGVAQGMTRTGRVYTPENLGGTSKEAAPKPPVVETGTGDLWRKIQAREYSIVNHLNKIPTHISILSLLQNSDTHKNALMKVLSEAYVTAGITSGEMANMVGQVLESHKITFHEDELPPEGLSHNKVLYITVQFEDKFIARVLIDGGSSLNICPLTTLKRLDKGLHEIRMGSMNVKAFDGSQRTTIGEINLDLQMGPTWFDVEFQVLDISATYNLLLGRPWIYAAGEVTSTLHQARSSNGIIRR, encoded by the coding sequence atgaagggtcataccattgaggaatgtcgcacgttgaaagacaagattcagacgttgatcgacactaaggttatacaagaAAAAGAAGTTGCACCGAATGTCTGCAATAACCCTCTCTcggatcacagaggtgagggCATGATAGAAACTGACAAGGAATGGGATCAGGAATGGTCCATCGGACTCATTCGAGAGAGGGGCACTCCTAAAACATCTCTGGTCACCCTCACACCAGTTGTGGCACAAACCCAGGTGCCATTTGAAATTGAGGTAGCTATACCCTTCACTGTAATGGTAGCTCTCATACCACTGTACAAGTCTGATAccatcccatgggattatgttgtgaaaacaagaagaaagggaaaagccaaaatggaagaaGCAGGTGtcgcgcaaggtatgactagaactggcagagtttacacacctgagaatctgggaggaacaagcaaagaagctgcACCTAAACCGCCTGTTGTTGAGACTGGCACTGGCGAcctttggaggaagatacaagcaagggaatACTCTATTGTTAACCACTTGAATAAGATTCCCACTCATATATCCATTTTATCATTGTTGCAAAATTCAGACACACataagaatgccttgatgaaagtgttgagtgaagcttatgtaaccgccggcatcactagtggagagatggctaacatggtcgggcaggtactggagagtcacaaaatcactttccacgaagatgaattACCGCCAGAAGGATTGAGTCACAACAAGGTGTTGtacatcacagtgcaatttgaggacaagttcattgccagggtcctgatagatggaggttcaagTCTGAACATATGTCCGCTGACCACTCTGAAAAGATTAGATAagggcctgcacgagatacgaatgggaagcatgaatgtaaAGGCATTTGACGGATCTCAGAGAACCACTATCggggaaatcaaccttgatctacaaatgggtccgacttggtttgacgttgagtttcaagtgctagatatatctgctacttacaacctattgttgggacgaccatggatataTGCAGCTGGGGAAGTGACTTCTACTCTACACCAAGCTAgaagttcgaatggaatcatcaggagatga